A part of Bacteroidia bacterium genomic DNA contains:
- a CDS encoding ATP-binding protein, whose protein sequence is MKTSPFDKLTRFWNSAGETYSLWSADMYLLDLNQHYIDTFHPGLTKDQVIGKHLHELMPGLDQTPRYNRYLKVLSEKKPTKWQEKVSRDGFEDRYMYINVFPIDDDFGVITSDVTELVKTQKNLEQIDNRYRILYNHTPVMMHSIDTQGIITDVNEYWLEVLQYQRKEVIGRGIVEFMTPESRQIAVKESLPNFFATGITKNREYRIVKKNGDIMDVMLSAIGLFGKTQQIENTLAFMIDVTERKKYESQQKNLIRELQTKNAELEKFTYSVSHDLKSPLVTIQGFLSLLKQEFSETATSQMLSDFQRISNAAEKMGQLLDELLDISRVSRTTSTSQQVDMNQIVVDIQALLHGAIVEKNAKIKVQSNLPTVVGDPVRLREVIQNLIENAIKYSIPKKEIEIEVGWHPSNPQNPDLSEDVIFWVKDNGIGIEPRFHKKIFDLFEKLDQHNTGTGIGLALCHKIIEIHGGSIWVESAGIGKGTTFFFSLPKSHIHAN, encoded by the coding sequence GTGAAGACTTCACCCTTCGACAAACTTACCCGGTTCTGGAACTCAGCAGGGGAAACCTATTCTTTGTGGAGTGCTGATATGTATCTATTGGATTTAAACCAGCACTATATTGATACGTTTCATCCTGGTCTTACCAAGGACCAAGTCATAGGGAAACATTTGCATGAACTCATGCCTGGGTTAGACCAGACGCCCCGGTACAATCGGTACTTGAAAGTGCTTTCAGAAAAAAAACCAACAAAATGGCAGGAGAAAGTATCCAGAGATGGCTTTGAAGACCGATATATGTATATTAATGTTTTTCCCATTGATGACGATTTTGGTGTAATCACATCCGATGTAACGGAATTGGTCAAAACACAAAAAAATCTTGAACAGATCGACAACCGCTACCGGATATTATATAATCATACGCCCGTGATGATGCACTCGATTGACACTCAAGGCATCATTACTGACGTGAATGAATATTGGCTGGAAGTGCTCCAGTACCAGCGGAAAGAGGTGATCGGTCGAGGGATCGTGGAATTTATGACCCCGGAATCAAGACAAATTGCCGTAAAAGAATCGCTGCCAAATTTTTTTGCCACAGGTATTACCAAGAACCGGGAGTATCGAATCGTGAAAAAAAATGGAGATATCATGGATGTCATGCTTTCCGCTATTGGATTATTTGGCAAAACACAACAAATTGAGAATACACTGGCATTTATGATTGATGTAACTGAAAGAAAAAAATATGAAAGCCAACAGAAAAACCTGATACGTGAGTTACAGACAAAAAATGCCGAGCTGGAAAAGTTTACGTATTCAGTTTCCCATGATCTAAAAAGCCCACTTGTCACCATTCAGGGATTTTTATCATTGCTCAAACAGGAGTTTAGCGAAACAGCCACCAGTCAGATGTTGAGTGATTTCCAGCGGATCAGCAATGCTGCCGAAAAAATGGGGCAATTACTGGATGAATTGTTGGATATTTCGAGAGTGAGCCGAACCACCTCCACTAGTCAGCAAGTGGACATGAATCAGATCGTCGTGGATATACAGGCATTGCTCCATGGGGCGATTGTAGAAAAAAACGCTAAGATCAAAGTACAATCCAACCTGCCGACAGTTGTCGGAGACCCCGTAAGGCTGAGAGAAGTCATACAAAACCTCATTGAAAACGCCATCAAATACAGTATTCCTAAAAAAGAAATTGAAATTGAAGTTGGCTGGCATCCTTCCAACCCCCAAAATCCGGACTTGTCAGAAGATGTGATCTTCTGGGTAAAGGATAATGGAATAGGAATTGAACCACGGTTTCACAAAAAGATCTTTGATCTGTTTGAGAAATTAGACCAGCACAATACTGGCACGGGTATCGGGCTGGCTTTATGTCATAAAATCATAGAAATTCACGGCGGCTCAATCTGGGTAGAATCAGCGGGTATTGGTAAAGGCACTACATTTTTCTTCTCACTTCCCAAAAGTCACATCCATGCAAATTGA
- a CDS encoding histidine phosphatase family protein produces MITVYFFRHAESMGNVNNHLIGGRSNHYPLSDRGYIQAQLLGERLAREQFSFDHVFSSIAIRAMETARVSCENIGFDYGRVVYSEELVELSQGEWEGKNREEYYTPEVRTLLKADPHNFKPPGGESQKEVEDRMYHWMDQTIQNLEKDRDCNVGVFSHGFAIKSLVRKILDASPSMTFHTVVHNTSITALQFHKARWMVERVNDFAHLAGTEIIGHY; encoded by the coding sequence ATGATTACAGTCTATTTTTTCAGGCATGCCGAGAGTATGGGAAATGTCAACAACCATCTGATCGGCGGCCGCAGCAACCATTATCCGCTCTCCGACCGGGGATATATTCAGGCACAATTGCTCGGAGAACGTCTTGCCAGAGAGCAATTTTCTTTTGACCACGTATTTAGTTCTATTGCGATCAGGGCAATGGAAACGGCCCGGGTTTCCTGTGAAAATATAGGATTTGACTATGGCAGAGTAGTTTATTCGGAAGAACTGGTAGAGCTTTCCCAGGGAGAATGGGAGGGAAAAAACCGGGAGGAGTATTATACCCCTGAAGTTCGGACACTGCTGAAGGCGGATCCACACAATTTCAAGCCTCCGGGAGGCGAATCGCAGAAGGAAGTCGAAGATCGCATGTATCACTGGATGGATCAGACGATCCAAAATCTGGAAAAAGACCGGGATTGTAACGTTGGGGTTTTTTCGCATGGATTTGCGATAAAATCTTTGGTAAGAAAAATCCTGGATGCTTCCCCATCTATGACTTTTCATACAGTGGTCCACAACACCTCGATCACCGCTCTGCAATTTCATAAAGCCCGGTGGATGGTTGAAAGAGTCAATGATTTTGCCCATCTGGCTGGAACGGAAATTATTGGGCACTACTAA